The following are encoded together in the Rhizoctonia solani chromosome 10, complete sequence genome:
- a CDS encoding magnesium transporter protein 1 — protein sequence MLTAISTRCRLICRVIHIGAPASVEARVRGCSAEGASHRALNTWQRGFLSDGDDEAARAAILENALKGRQPTDLMLRCTILDAQGSVKSVSGQFTKSDLCAEHRLNPRDLRKIDSRIPNLVPTILTRKEAILVNILHIRALVKADAVILFDSYGSVDSRLHSVFLYHLEHNLKQKSTTLPYEFRALESILVSVVSALEAEMVFTRHLVAGLLAELEDDIDRDKFKRLLHYSRRLQSFTNRAKLVQTALEEVLQQGRSVTYYDDHDFNHPIFNFLSVTHIDRAKLDSDEDMNHMYLTDKKLGVERKMEDHDELEVLLESFDKQVEEIVNEAETTISNVQSTLEIVELILDSNRNALLALDLKVSIGTFGIGAGALVAGLFGMNLQSHLEDDRFAFFAVSGVAMGILPAPLFRALGLLFYVHIISALISLEPGPHVA from the exons ATGCTGACGGCAATATCGACTCGCTGCCGACTGATATGCAGGGTAATCCATATTGGGGCACCTGCCTCAGTTGAGGCTCGTGTCCGTGGATGTTCGGCCGAAGGAGCTAGTCATCGAGCTTTGAATACATGGCAGCGCGGTTTCCTTTCTGACGGCGACGACGAGGCTGCACGCGCGGCTATTCTTGAGAATGCTCTCAAGGGCAGGCAGCCAACTGATCTCATGCTCAGGT GCACCATTCTTGATGCGCAAG GATCCGTCAAGAGCGTGTCCGGTCAGTTTACAAAGTCCGACTTGTGCGCCGAACACCGTCTCAAT CCCCGTGACCTTCGGAAAATTGATTCGCGTATACCGAACCTTGTTCCGACCATTCTCACACGCAAAGAAGCCATTCTT GTTAACATTCTCCATATTCGCGCCCTTGTCAAAGCGGATGCGGTAATACTGTTTGACTCGTACGGAAGCGTCGACTCGAGACTCCATTCGGTATTTTTGTATCATCTTGAA CATAACCTAAAGCAAAAGTCCACCACTCTTCCATATGAGTTCCGTGCCCTTGAATCAATTCTGGTTTCCGTCGTGTCAGCGCTCGAAGCCGAGATGGTCTTTACCCGCCACCTGGTTGCGGGACTTTTGGCTGAACTAGAAGATGACATTGACAGGGACAAATTCAAGCGATTACTACACTACTCCAGGAGATTACAGAGCTTTACTAATAGAGCCAAACTAGTACAAACAGCGTTGGAGGAGGTTTTGCAACAGGGTAGGTCGGTGACGTATTATGATGACCATGATTTTAATCACCCCATTTTTAACTTTCTCTCGGTAACCCATATCGATCGTGCTAAACTCGACTCAGACGAAGACATGAATCATATGTACTTGACCGACAAAAAACTTGGAGTAGAACGCAAAATGGAGGACCACGATGAGCTGGAGGTTTTACTCGAGTCATTTGACAAACAAGTGGAGGAGATTGTCAACGAAGCGGAAACGACTATC AGTAACGTGCAATCAACACTGGAAATTGTCGAGCTAATTCTGGACTCTAACCGTAATGCCCTCCTCGCCCTGGACTTGAAAGTCTCCATTGGTACTTTTGGAATTGGTGCAGGGGCTTTAGTGGCGGGGCTATTTGGGATGAAC TTGCAAAGTCATCTTGAGGACGACAGATTTGCATTCTTCGCCGTGTCGGGGGTAGCAATGGGG ATCTTGCCTGCCCCATTATTTCGCGCTCTCGGGTTGCTATTCTATGTTCACATTATATCCGCACTGATCTCCCTGGAACCTGGACCACATGTTGCTTAA
- a CDS encoding CTP synthase, producing the protein MNIDAGTMAPTEHGEVYVLNDGGEVDLDLGNYERYLNVTLSRDNNLTTGKIYREVIEKERRGDYLGKTVQIIPHITTAIQDWIERVSKVPVDDTGEEPDVCIVELGGTVGDIESAPFIEAMRQFQFRVGHANFALIHVSLVPDMHGEQKTKPTQATIRDLRGLGLLPDLIATRLVSAQPLDAATKSKISMFCHVAPEQVVGVHDLSSVYHVPLLLESQGIIQFLQKRLDLLSVRIPPALVEKGHDLANRWKILTQTQERLFDTVTIVLVGKYTALKDSYMSVTKSLEHSAFRCHRKLILTWVESSDLEPETLESNPVRYHDAWRALVGAQGILVPGGFGSRGTEGMVLAIKWAREQKVPFLGICLGFQMAVVEWARNILGLQNACSAEIDETTPHPVIVYMPEISKTHLGGTMRLGLRPTLFNQDSASWSRARALYGGADTIWERHRHRYEVGPAYVDRIAESGLEFIGKDEAGVRMQILELRDHPYFVGLQAHPEFCTRPLNPSPPFLGLVAAASGKEVLREQIQNQRNYVSPHPVSAQVLEYTPTVREAGCNIGGSETPRVIQD; encoded by the exons ATGAACATCGATGCTGGAACAATGGCCCCGACAGAACATG GGGAGGTGTATGTGCTCAATGATGGAGGAGAGGTTGATCTTGATCTGGGAAACTATGAGAGATACCTCAATGTCACGCTCTCTCGGGACAATAACTTAACGACTGGCAAGATTTACCGGGAAGTTATCGAGAAAGAG CGACGAGGTGACTACCTAGGCAAGACGGTACAA ATCATCCCTCATATAACAACTGCCATCCAAGACTGGATCGAACGTGTTTCCAAGGTTCCGGTTGATGACACTGGCGAAGAGCCTGATGTGTGTATTGTCGAA CTTGGAGGTACGGTTGGAGATATCGAGTCGGCTCCTTTTATCGAGGCTATGCGTCAATTTCAATTCCGCGTCGGGCATGCTAATTTTGCCCTCATCCATGTTAGCTTGGTCCCAGACATGCATGGAGAGCAGAAGACGAAACCAACCCAAGCGACGATTCGTGATTTGCGTGGATTGGGTCTGTTGCCGGATCTG ATTGCTACTCGGCTCGTATCAGCACAACCTCTTGATGCGGCGACTAAATCAAAAATTTCCATGTTTTGTCATGTTGCTCCTGAGCAGGTGGTCGGGGTTCACGATTTATCCTCAGTTTATCATGTACCCCTCCTCCTAGAGTCGCAAG GGATTATCCAATTTTTGCAGAAACGTTTGGACTTGCTTTCCGTCCGTATTCCACCCGCGTTAGTTGAGAAAGGACACGATTTGGCCAACAGGTGGAAGATTCTGACCCAGAC GCAAGAGCGTTTATTTGATACCGTTACTATTGTTTTGGTTGGAAAATATACGGCTCTGAAGGACTCTTACATGTCTGTCACGAAGTCCCTCGAGCATTCTGCATTTAGATGTCATCGGAAACTTATTCTTACT TGGGTGGAATCCTCCGACCTTGAGCCCGAAACACTTGAGAGCAACCCAGTAAGATATCATGATGCATGGAGGGCACTGGTTGGCGCTCA GGGTATCCTGGTTCCTGGTGGATTTGGTTCACGTGGGACGGAAGGCATGGTGTTAGCTATCAAGTGGGCTCGAGAGCAAAAAGTTCCATTCCTCGGGATTTGCCTCGGCTTCCAGATGGCCGTTGTCGAGTGGGCGAGAAACATCCTAGGTCTTCAGA ACGCATGCTCTGCTGAGATTGACGAGACCACGCCCCATCCCGTCATCGTATATATGCCGGAGATCTCCAAGACCCATCTGGGAGGAACCATGCGGCTGGGGCTGCGACCCACGCTCTTCAACCAAGACAGCGCGTCGTGGTCCAGAGCACGTGCCTTGTACGGTGGAGCGGATACTATCTGGGAAAGACATAGGCACCGGTACGAAGTCGGACCCGCGTATGTGGATCGGATTGCCGAGAGTGGGTTGGAGTTTATTGGCAAGGACGAAGCTGGTGTTCGGATGCAGATTTTGGAGCTGAGAG ATCATCCCTACTTTGTTGGGCTGCAAGCTCATCCAGAATTCTGCACCCGCCCACTGAATCCATCGCCTCCCTTCCTAGGGCTTGTGGCGGCAGCATCCGGGAAGGAAGTGTTACGGGAACAAATCCAGAACCAACGAAACTACGTGAGCCCACATCCAGTCTCAGCTCAGGTGTTAGAATACACACCTACCGTACGAGAGGCGGGATGCAACATTGGAGGATCGGAGACCCCGAGGGTCATTCAAGATTAA
- a CDS encoding Serine hydroxymethyltransferase, whose protein sequence is MASIPAPTDFNKDLYAPLSEVDPEIQNIIDKETWRQFSGLELIASENLTSLATMQANGSILTNKYSEGLPGARYYGGNEHIDELERLCQQRALKAFNLDPAVWGVNVQPYSGNRQLCRFHCPHSTSRSYHGPWTPRWWPSHPWLLYAKKKISASSIYFQSFPYGLEPSTQLIDYNTLESQARLFKPRLIVCGASAYPRDWEYDRLKKVCDEHSAWLMADIAHTSGLVAAQELKNPFEYCDVVTTTTHKTLRGPRAGLIFFRKDNAYAKDIEARVNNAVFPACQGGPHNNTIAAIATALKQVATPAFKEYAKQVIANARVLGQELVSKNYKLQTSGTDNHLVLWDLRPLGLTGSKVEKVCDLVHITINKNAVSGDKSAQVPGGIRLGTSALTSRSMKEEDIKQVAEFLHRAVQLSLALQKQAGSKLLKDFERAASEGQGKADVEALRKDVQEFARRWPLPGVDVNNLTRPEGIPEGH, encoded by the exons ATGGCCTCTATCCCCGCACCCACCGATTTTAACAAAGACTTGTACGCGCCTCTCTCTGAGGTCGATCCAGAGATCCAAAACATCATCGACAAGGAGACATGGCGCCAGTTTTCTGGGCTCGAGCTCATCGCCTCTGAG AACTTGACGAGCTTGGCAACCATGCAAGCGAACGGCTCGATCCTCACTAACAAGTACTCCGAGGGCCTGCCCGGTGCTCGATACTACGGCGGTAACGAG CACATCGACGAACTCGAACGCCTTTGCCAACAACGTGCCCTCAAGGCTTTCAACCTCGATCCCGCCGTATGGGGCGTGAACGTACAGCCATACTCTGGCA ACCGCCAACTTTGCCGCTTTCACTGCCCTCATTCAACCTCAAGATCGTATCATGGGCCTTGGACTCCCCGATGGTGGCCATCTCACCCATGGTTACTATACGCAAAGAAAAAGATCTCTGCCTCTTCGATTTACTTCCAGTCCTTCCCTTACGGTCTCGAACCCTCGACCCAGCTCATCGACTACAACACCCTCGAGTCCCAAGCCCGGCTGTTCAAGCCTCGTCTCATCGTCTGTGGCGCTAGCGCATATCCCCGTGATTGGGAATATGATCGTCTCAAGAAAGTTTGCGATGAACATAGTGCCTGGTTGATGGCCGATATTGCACACACGAGCGGCCTCGTCGCTGCCCAAGAACTCAAAAACCCCTTCGAGTACTGCGATGTGGTTACTACGACCACACACAAGACCCTTCGCGGACCTCGCGCCGGTCTCATCTTCTTTAGGAAGGATAACGCATATGCAAAGGATATCGAGGCGCGCGTCAACAATGCTGTATTCCCCGCTTGTCAAGGTGGCCCACACAACAAT ACGATCGCAGCTATTGCTACAGCTCTCAAGCAGGTTGCTACTCCAGCCTTCAAGGAGTACGCCAAACAGGTCATCGCCAACGCTCGCGTTCTTGGTCAAGAACTTGTTTCCAAGAATTACAAGCTCCAAACCTCGGGTACCGATAACCACCTTGTACTATGGGATCTCCGCCCCCTTGGTCTCACTGGCAGCAAAGTGGAGAAAGTGTGCGATTTGGTCCATATTACCATTAACA AGAACGCAGTTTCTGGTGACAAATCCGCTCAAGTACCTGGTGGAATCCGCCTCGGTACGAGTGCGCTGACATCCCGCTCTATGAAAGAGGAAGACATCAAGCAGGTTGCTGAGTTTTTGCACCGCGCTGTTCAATTGTCCCTGGCGCTCCAGAAGCAAGCCGGAAGCAAATTGTTGAAG GATTTCGAGCGTGCCGCTTCCGAAGGCCAGGGCAAGGCCGACGTCGAGGCTCTCCGGAAAGACGTGCAGGAATTTGCCCGTCGCTGGCCTTTGCCAGGAGTTGACGTTAACAACCTTACTCGTCCAGAGGGAATACCCGAGGGTCATTAG
- a CDS encoding oxysterol binding protein, which translates to MGKTSAEADRKDFDTRDASSLSLPAGAHDAAEPVADSGEGKLKMIVGLVKKCLGVKDIATMRISLPASLLEPIPNLEYWNYLDRPDVFATINDSDDNLMRMLAVLRFTFTKDLKFVHGKICKPYNSVLGEYFRCHTSVTPLKYPANPNEPPIFPAHTLISSNSSLAPPDQVPSETASVRSTTSTSGPNAARSHKHRSSAGAAAGIPGSGDDSNEVEGASAGDDRVRVVFLTEQVSHHPPISSFYITAPERGIEACGVDQISAKVVGTSVRVTPGSSNKGIFINITKGPGNGEKYRVTHNSANVNGVLRGQFYATMSDSTIVTCDRPGNDSLRAIIEYKEESWIGRSQFLVEGVIHSYNPSEPDECASWTKVKSVPQSRVVATFDGTWRGLIKWKRVGSSETYPLVDLSNLAVLPKHVRPVEEQLPNESHRLWEHVTKNLLSKNYSEATRVKQNIEQQQRDDAASRKARNEEFVPVYFEQDISNGQPVLTAEGRKAVEEELTLAASLPVS; encoded by the exons ATGGGAAAAACATCTGCTGAAGCCGACAGGAAAGACTTTGATACACGCGATGCCTCTTCATTGTCGCTTCCTGCTGGTGCCCATGACGCTGCCGAGCCGGTTGCCGACTCTGGAGAGGGCAAGCTGAAGATGATCGTAGGGCTTGTGAAGAAGTGCTTGGGAGTTAAAGATATCGCGACCAT GCGTATTTCTTTACCAGCTTCCCTCCTGGAGCCAATCCCCAATCTAGAGTACTGGAACTATCTAGATAGACCTGATGTTTTCGCAAC AATAAACGACTCCGACGACAATCTGATGAGAATGCTGGCCGTACTCCGCTTCACGTTTACCAAGGATCTCAAGTTTGTTCACGGCAAGATATGCAAACCATACAACTCGGTCCTTG GGGAATACTTCCGATGCCATACATCTGTCACTCCATTGAAGTATCCTGCCAACCCTAACGAGCCACCTATTTTCCCGGCCCATACGCTTATTTCCTCTAATTCCTCCCTCGCTCCACCCGACCAAGTTCCGAGTGAAACTGCCAGCGTCCGTTCCACTACATCCACCAGTGGCCCCAATGCCGCCCGTTCACATAAGCACCGATCAAGCGCTGGCGCAGCAGCCGGTATACCCGGATCGGGGGATGACTCTAACGAAGTCGAGGGCGCTTCGGCAGGCGATGATCGAGTTCGTGTAGTGTTTCTA ACTGAGCAAGTCTCGCACCATCCACCCATTTCCAGTTTCTATATCACAGCTCCAGAGCGGGGCATCGAAGCGTGTGGT GTAGACCAGATATCGGCAAAGGTCGTAGGCACATCCGTCCGCGTAACTCCTGGATCTTCAAACAAGGGCATTTTCATTAACATTACCAAAGGGCCAG GGAACGGGGAAAAGTATCGTGTAACCCATAATTCCGCCAATGTCAACGGGGTCCTACGTGGGCAGTTTTATGCTACGATGAGTGATTCT ACCATCGTCACTTGTGACCGCCCAGGAAATGATAGCCTGCGGGCTATCATTGAGTATAAGGAAGAG TCTTGGATTGGCAGGTCGCAATTCCTTGTTGAGGGTGTAATTCATTCATACAACCCATCGGAACCCGATGAATGTGCATCATGGACGAAGGTCAAGAGCGTTCCCCAGTCACGTGTGGTCGCTACTTTTGATGGCACCTGGCGAGGTCTGATCAAGTGGAAGCGTGTCGGATCGTCG GAAACTTACCCACTGGTTGACCTCTCTAACCTCGCGGTGCTTCCCAAACATGTTCGCCCTGTCGAAGAGCAATTGCCGAACGAGTCTCATCGACTGTGGGAGCATGTAACCAAGAACCTTCTATCCAAGAACTACAGCGAAGCAACCCGTGTCAAGCAAAACATCGAGCAGCAACAAAGGGATGATGCTGCCTCAAGGAAAGCGAGGAATGAAGA GTTCGTACCCGTGTATTTCGAGCAGGATATCTCAAACGGACAACCAGTTCTGACTGCTGAAGGACGCAAGGCCGTGGAGGAGGAACTGACGTTGGCTGCTTCCTTGCCAGTCTCGTAA
- a CDS encoding Retrotransposable element Tf2 protein has translation MVSDRGTTFMGKFLRALYQRLGIIPSFSLAYHPESDGQKGRVNQFIEFYLRSYVAANHSDWAKWLPLAEYTCNNARHVATGKSLFELVYGRSLVMNPSNIPANMPDADQVANTLSKEWKEAESALRMTKEWMIGNTGIIPEYTIGKKVWLDGKNIEIQSNSNKLDPKCLGPFEVTGKISSHADHLKLPETLKIHNVFYIGLLSKVHKSPSQPFPDCPPPETIEGEEEFEVEQIIDSKRQKGKWFYLIKWKGYSPKNNSWEPKELLEHSQEEIKCFNQARLRKACDATKSL, from the coding sequence ATGGTTTCAGATAGAGGGACAACATTCATGGGAAAGTTCCTCAGGGCCCTCTACCAAAGATTGGGAATTATACCATCATTTTCCTTGGCCTATCACCCTGAATCAGATGGACAAAAGGGAagggtcaaccagttcatagaATTCTACCTCAGGTCCTATGTTGCAGCCAATCACTCAGACTGGGCTAAATGGTTACCCCTGGCAGAATACACCTGTAACAATGCCAGACATGTGGCCACAGGTAAATCCCTGTTTGAACTGGTTTATGGTAGAAGCCTGGTGATGAACCCATCAAACATCCCAGCCAACATGCCAGATGCAGACCAAGTAGCCAACACATTGTCcaaggaatggaaggaagcagaatcAGCCCTGAGAATGACCAAAGAATGGATGATAGGCAACACAGGGATAATCCCAGAGTATACAATTGGCAAGAAAGTCTGGTTGGATGGAAAAAACATTGAAATCCAgtcaaactccaacaaactagacCCAAAATGCCTAGGGCCCTTTGAAGTCACAGGGAAAATCTCAAGTCATGCAGACCACTTAAAGTTGCCAGAAACCCTGAAGATCCACAATGTGTTCTACATTGGGTTATTGTCAAAAGTCCACAAGTCCCCCAGCCAACCCTTCCCAGATTGTCCTCCCCCagaaacaatagagggagaagaagaatttgaGGTTGAACAGATTATTGACTCAAAAAGACAAAAAGGGAAGTGGttctacctaatcaaatggaagggttacagCCCCAAAaacaactcatgggaacccaaggaactactggaacatagccaagaagagatcaagtgcttcaaccaagctagactcagaaaggcttgtgatgccaccaagagcctttaa
- a CDS encoding Retrotransposon-derived protein PEG10, with product MQELGCVFKEAFANLDTKRAAACKLATLNQTTTTSKYITEFHNLIAESDWNKGAYIVQFTQGLHWKVKELLLIKDNIPDKLKAIFAATIKIDNTCQENKENCPKKVPKALVTATTTTTTTHRVQLSKDPNYITPKEQDCCHTAGLCVKCSQKGHGIKQCPNGWKATIKEAARAGEVVELEKE from the coding sequence ATGCAGGAGCTGGGCTGTGTtttcaaagaagcctttgccaatctGGACACTAAGAGAGCAGCTGCCTGTAAACTGGCCACTCTCAACCAAACCACAACCACCTCCAAGTACATCACAGAGTTCCATAATCTCATTGCAGAAtcagactggaacaaggggGCCTACATTGTGCAGTTCacacaaggcctccactggaaagttAAGGAACTGTTATTGATCAAAGATAACATTCCTGACAAACTCAAAGCAATCTTTGCTGCAACCATCAAGATAGATAACACATGCCaagaaaacaaggagaactgTCCAAAGAAGGTGCCCAAGGCCCTGGTCACTGCAACCaccacaaccaccaccacccacaGGGTCCAactatccaaggacccaaaTTACATCACCCCCAAAGAACAGGATTGTTGCCACACAGCAGGCCTGTGtgtcaaatgcagccaaaaagggcatggtatcaaacagtgcccaaatggctggaaagccacaatcaaggaggctgCCAGAGCTGGGGAGGTTGTTGAGTTGGAAAAAGAAtga
- a CDS encoding Retrotransposable element Tf2 protein: MLDGTISQTGCIWHQVQLVALANGHSHSIPFLVCPIGNTLAILGMTWLTAESLLINWQQGLVTFPEQFQVASEEESDPNPLADLPEEYHEFAKVFGKEEFKVLLPHREYDISIDLVPDAKLSPGPIYGMTNAESKALKQHIDEELATGKICPSTSSAGAPVMFVKKANGSLRLVVDYRKLNDITHKNIYPLPRQDYLMAKLRHTKIFTKLDLHWGYNNVWIKEGNKWKTAFRTKYGLFEYLVMPFGLTNALAAFQHFMNNLFRDLIDVTVAIYLDDILVFLEDPKDHPTHIQEVLSRLMKNQLFCKLLKCHFHITTVDYLGIVISPAGFSMEQKKIEAITSWPEPKTVKQVQAFLGFVNYLCQFIPKFSTVACPLHNHTKKDSQWSWGNTEEEAFQELKSLVTKSPVLVHSNPDLPYFLEMDALGVAMGAILSQRGPDNWLHPIAFMSKSFSGAEANYNTHDKELLAIIKALEEWLIFLEAMNKPIQVFTNHRNLEYWMQACTFNRRHARWRVFLSNFNFEVHYCPGKQSGKPDALSQRLDYLDSISEPEVMLPPEVFINTGTSEEVSIVDKICLLLKEDPSIEPIIRFLTKDTNNAPPSVQKANQDNDWEEDLLWYCSKIVVPNSEPLKEQLLREFHDSPLAGHPGQQRTLELLSQSYWWPGMKSSAKEWVECCPICQVNRRVQAPASTLKPLEVPLYPFHTISYNFITGLPKSQGYNAVTPS, encoded by the coding sequence atgttagatggtaccatttcccagactggttgcatctggcaccaggttcaacttgtggccttggccaatggccactcccattccattccctttcttgtttgccccataggcaacactttggcaatcctaggcatgacatggttaacagCAGAATCCCTCCTCATCAACTGGCAACAAGGGCTAGTTACATTTCCAGAACAATTCCAGGTAGCCTCTGAAGAGGAATCAGATCCAAACCCCCTTGCAGATCTCCCAGAggaataccatgagtttgcaaaagtctttggcaaagaggaattcaaggtccttcTCCCACATAGGGAATATGATATCTCCATAGATCTTGTTCCTGATGCCAAGCTATCCCCAGGTCCCATTTATGGCATGACAAATGCAGAATCAAAGGCCCTCAAGCAgcacattgatgaggaactagCCACAGGCAAAATTTGTCCTAGCACCTCCTCAGCTGGTGCCCCAGTGATGTTTGTCAAGAAAGCCAATGGCTCCCTAAGACTGGTGGTAGATTATAGGAAACTGAATGACATCACCCACAAGAACATTTACCCCCTTCCTAGGCAAGATTACCTGATGGCTAAACTAAGGCACAccaagatcttcaccaaGTTGGACTTACActggggatataataatgTTTGGATCAAAGAgggcaacaaatggaaaacagcatttagaaccaaatatggcttgtttgaatacctggtcatgccatttggtcttaccaatgccctGGCAGCTTttcaacatttcatgaacaatctgttcagggacctgatAGATGTAACAGTTGCAatataccttgatgacatcctggtCTTCTTGGAGGATCCCAAAGACCACCCTACCCACATCCAAGAAGTACTGTCAAGACTGATgaagaaccaactgttctgcaaactgTTGAAGTGCCACTTTCACATCACTACAGTGGACTACttgggcattgtcatatcacCAGCAGGGTTCTCCATGGAGCAAAAGAAAATAGAAGCCATCACATCATGGCCAGagcccaaaacagtcaaacaggtccaggcattCTTAGGGTTTGTTAACTACCTTTgccaattcatccccaaaTTCAGCACAGTTGCCTGTCCCCTTCACAATCATACAAAGAAGGATTCCCAATGGTCATGGGGAAAcacagaggaagaagcattccaagaatTGAAGTCCCTAGTCACCAAGAGCCCAGTATTAGtccattccaaccctgaTCTTCCATACTTTCTTGAAATGGATGCATtgggagtagccatgggggCCATACTAAGTCAGAGAGGCCCAGACAACTGGTTACATCCTATTGCCTTTATGTCCAAGTCtttctcaggggcagaagccaattacaacacccatgacaaggaactactggcAATTATAAAGGCATTAGAGGAATGGCTGATTTTTCTAGAGGCAATGAATAAACCTATCCAGGTATTCACCAatcatagaaacctggaatattggatgcaggcttGCACATTCAATAGAAGACATGCCAGATGGAGAgtcttcctgagcaatttcaactttgaggtccactattgcccaggaaaacaatcaggcaaaccagatgccctctCCCAAAGATTGGATTACCTAGACTCCATTTCAGAACCAGAAGTGATGCTCCCCCCAGAAGTCTTCATCAACACAGGTACATCAGAGGAAGTCTCAATTGTTGACAAAATCTGCTTACTACTTAAGGAAGATCCATCAATAGAGCCCATCATCAGATTCCTCACCAAAGACACCAACAATGCACCACCATCTGTCCAAAAGGCCAACCAAGACAAtgattgggaggaagacctgttatggtattgcagcAAAATAGTGGTCCCCAACTCAGAACCATTGAAGGAACAGTTGCTAAGGGAATTTCATGACTCCCCCCTTGCAGGTCACCCTGGTCAGCAAAGAACACTGGAGCTGCTCTCCCAAAGCTACTGGTGGCCTGGGATGAAGTCAtctgccaaggaatgggtggagTGCTGCCCAATTTGCCAAGTCAACAGGAGAGTGCAAGCACCAGCCAGCAccctgaaacccttagaagtacCACTGTATCCCTTTCATACCATATCAtacaacttcatcacagggcTCCCCAAGTCACAAGGGTACAAtgctgttacaccctcttga